A single Corticium candelabrum chromosome 16, ooCorCand1.1, whole genome shotgun sequence DNA region contains:
- the LOC134191757 gene encoding proprotein convertase subtilisin/kexin type 4-like isoform X1, which produces MFLQIVFSFSGILAAVPLYTNDWAVEVSHPGVNPNMVAARHGHDNLGRVRKRCNVRSLQGVECILRQVGSMDNIYHFRHPSVLKQSTGNAHYHTARLQADSEVRWAEQQRVKTRVKRKFRTPTDPLWGDEWYLNSGMDHNVLPVWKQGVTGKGVVLSVVDDGIQYSHPDLFKNYDPIASSTNSMLDVQSYTSEYVIACVFSNLLCIAKIEIMRFSHGTACAGEISAGRNSRCGVGVAYEARVGGIQVLEQHDVSHLASINEAAALSFRSQYIDIYTSSWGPADDGKTVDGPTWATRKGIENGILKGRYGLGSIYVWAAGNGGYVDDDCNCDNYAGSIHTISVSAATNLGKHAWYSEKCTSTLTTAFSNGGTKGVITTSLNGSCTSDFGGTSAAAPLVAGIIALSLQVNPRLNWRDVQHVIVRASRVIDQSDSLWVTNGAGFHVNPKYGFGILDAQKAVELAKQWTSVPDQHICYARSYTHPRNVTENGLVLTMTTDGCCHGNNDVIYLEHVVSRIDLQSTYRGDLSIHLVSPKGTHSQLLHPRPADTEGGRFSNWPFMSTHYWGENPMGTWKLEVKKHESQTDAKLNDWVLLLYGTKYPPVMQSNQSKNDDNQSNKSTISMAGADKDTYVRLQAIHPRNRKRLPTLDNQTPTEAAVVQPTVHHPAAIALLAIATTVVTLLIVCLTVVLCKRREAESTMDPNKKEDRFQFESSQLQFEEETLMSD; this is translated from the exons ATGTTCCTACAAATAGTTTTCTCGTTCTCCGGTATTTTAGCAGCGGTACCGCTGTACACCAACGACTGGGCAGTGGAAGTTTCTCATCCGGGGGTGAACCCCAACATGGTCGCCGCAAGACACGGGCACGACAACCTGGGAAGAGTAAGAAAACGGTGCAACGTTCGTTCCCTCCAGGGCGTTGAATGTATTTTGCGGCAGGTTGGGTCGATGGATAATATATACCATTTCCGCCATCCCAGCGTACTGAAACAGTCAACCGGGAATGCTCACTATCACACAGCAAGATTGCAAGCGGATAGTGAG GTACGATGGGCAGAGCAGCAGAGAGTGAAGACACGCGTAAAACGAAAGTTCAGAACACCGACAGACCCGCTCTGGGGAGACGAGTGGTACTTG AACTCTGGAATGGACCACAACGTTCTTCCTGTCTGGAAGCAAGGAGTGACCGGCAAGGGAGTCGTCCTGTCAGTTGTGGATGACG GCATTCAGTACAGTCATCCTGACCTTTTCAAAAACTAC GACCCGATTGCCAGTAGTACAAACAGCATGCTAGACGTTCAGTCTTACACCAGCGAGTACGTCATTGCTTGTGTCTTCTCCAATCTCCTATGTATAGCAAAAATCGAAATTATGCGTTTCAGTCATGGTACTGCGTGTGCGGGCGAAATAAGCGCCGGAAGGAACAGCAGATGCGGCGTGGGCGTGGCGTACGAGGCACGTGTAGGGG GTATTCAAGTGCTGGAACAGCACGATGTAAGCCACCTTGCTAGTATAAACGAGGCTGCGGCACTCAGCTTTCGATCGCAATACATTGACATCTACACTAGCAGCTGGGGTCCAGCCGACGACGGCAAGACCGTCGATGGACCAACATGGGCAACAAGAAAGGGGATAGAAAATGGCATTCTAAAG GGACGATATGGACTTGGATCCATATATGTATGGGCTGCTGGCAATGGTGGTTATGTCGACGATGACTGCAATTGTGACAACTATGCTGGTAGTATCCACACCATCTCAGTCAGTGCGGCTACCAATCTCGGCAAGCATGCATGGTACTCAGAGAAATGTACATCGACACTCACAACTGCCTTTAGCAATGGAGGAACGAAAGGAGTC ATCACTACGAGTCTGAATGGCAGCTGTACGAGTGACTTTGGTGGCACGTCGGCTGCAGCGCCCCTTGTAGCTGGCATCATTGCTCTTTCACTGCAAGTCAA CCCTCGATTAAACTGGCGAGATGTACAGCATGTCATTGTCCGAGCATCGAGGGTCATCGATCAATCGGATTCTCTGTGGGTAACGAATGGTGCAGGTTTCCATGTGAACCCAAAATATGGATTCGGAATTCTGGATGCACAGAAAGCAGTCGAGCTGGCAAAACAATGGACATCGGTTCCAGACCAACATATTTGTTATGCTCGGTCTTACACACACCCAAG AAATGTAACCGAGAATGGTCTCGTGTTAACAATGACAACTGATGGttgttgccatggcaacaaTGATGTTATATACCTCGAGCATGTTGTTTCACGTATCGACCTTCAGAGTACATATCGGGGCGACCTCTCTATTCACCTCGTCTCCCCAAAAGGAACACATTCCCAGTTGCTACATCCTCGGCCGGCAGATACAGAAGGAGGCAGGTTTTCCAACTGGCCGTTCATGTCCACCCACTACTGGGGAGAAAACCCGATGGGCACGTGGAAGCTCGAAGTCAAAAAACATGAGTCACAAACAGACGCAAAGCTAAACGATTGGGTACTACTCCTGTATGGAACCAAATACCCACCAGTGATGCAGTCAAACCAATCGAAAAATGATGATAACCAATCAAACAAGTCAACGATTTCAATGGCTGGAGCAGACAAGGACACGTACGTTCGTCTGCAGGCAATTCATCCACGAAACAGGAAACGTTTACCCACATTGGATAATCAGACTCCAACCGAAGCAGCAGTGGTTCAACCGACGGTCCATCACCCAGCAGCAATAGCCCTGCTCGCAATCGCTACAACTGTTGTTACTCTACTAATCGTTTGTCTCACGGTCGTTTTGTGTAAACGCCGAGAAGCGGAGTCAACGATGGACCCAAACAAGAAGGAAGATCGCTTTCAGTTTGAGTCATCGCAACTCCAATTTGAGGAGGAAACTTTAATGTCTGATTAA
- the LOC134191757 gene encoding proprotein convertase subtilisin/kexin type 4-like isoform X3, giving the protein MFLQIVFSFSGILAAVPLYTNDWAVEVSHPGVNPNMVAARHGHDNLGRVRKRCNVRSLQGVECILRQVGSMDNIYHFRHPSVLKQSTGNAHYHTARLQADSEVRWAEQQRVKTRVKRKFRTPTDPLWGDEWYLNSGMDHNVLPVWKQGVTGKGVVLSVVDDGIQYSHPDLFKNYDPIASSTNSMLDVQSYTSDHGTACAGEISAGRNSRCGVGVAYEARVGGIQVLEQHDVSHLASINEAAALSFRSQYIDIYTSSWGPADDGKTVDGPTWATRKGIENGILKGRYGLGSIYVWAAGNGGYVDDDCNCDNYAGSIHTISVSAATNLGKHAWYSEKCTSTLTTAFSNGGTKGVITTSLNGSCTSDFGGTSAAAPLVAGIIALSLQVNPRLNWRDVQHVIVRASRVIDQSDSLWVTNGAGFHVNPKYGFGILDAQKAVELAKQWTSVPDQHICYARSYTHPRNVTENGLVLTMTTDGCCHGNNDVIYLEHVVSRIDLQSTYRGDLSIHLVSPKGTHSQLLHPRPADTEGGRFSNWPFMSTHYWGENPMGTWKLEVKKHESQTDAKLNDWVLLLYGTKYPPVMQSNQSKNDDNQSNKSTISMAGADKDTYVRLQAIHPRNRKRLPTLDNQTPTEAAVVQPTVHHPAAIALLAIATTVVTLLIVCLTVVLCKRREAESTMDPNKKEDRFQFESSQLQFEEETLMSD; this is encoded by the exons ATGTTCCTACAAATAGTTTTCTCGTTCTCCGGTATTTTAGCAGCGGTACCGCTGTACACCAACGACTGGGCAGTGGAAGTTTCTCATCCGGGGGTGAACCCCAACATGGTCGCCGCAAGACACGGGCACGACAACCTGGGAAGAGTAAGAAAACGGTGCAACGTTCGTTCCCTCCAGGGCGTTGAATGTATTTTGCGGCAGGTTGGGTCGATGGATAATATATACCATTTCCGCCATCCCAGCGTACTGAAACAGTCAACCGGGAATGCTCACTATCACACAGCAAGATTGCAAGCGGATAGTGAG GTACGATGGGCAGAGCAGCAGAGAGTGAAGACACGCGTAAAACGAAAGTTCAGAACACCGACAGACCCGCTCTGGGGAGACGAGTGGTACTTG AACTCTGGAATGGACCACAACGTTCTTCCTGTCTGGAAGCAAGGAGTGACCGGCAAGGGAGTCGTCCTGTCAGTTGTGGATGACG GCATTCAGTACAGTCATCCTGACCTTTTCAAAAACTAC GACCCGATTGCCAGTAGTACAAACAGCATGCTAGACGTTCAGTCTTACACCAGCGA TCATGGTACTGCGTGTGCGGGCGAAATAAGCGCCGGAAGGAACAGCAGATGCGGCGTGGGCGTGGCGTACGAGGCACGTGTAGGGG GTATTCAAGTGCTGGAACAGCACGATGTAAGCCACCTTGCTAGTATAAACGAGGCTGCGGCACTCAGCTTTCGATCGCAATACATTGACATCTACACTAGCAGCTGGGGTCCAGCCGACGACGGCAAGACCGTCGATGGACCAACATGGGCAACAAGAAAGGGGATAGAAAATGGCATTCTAAAG GGACGATATGGACTTGGATCCATATATGTATGGGCTGCTGGCAATGGTGGTTATGTCGACGATGACTGCAATTGTGACAACTATGCTGGTAGTATCCACACCATCTCAGTCAGTGCGGCTACCAATCTCGGCAAGCATGCATGGTACTCAGAGAAATGTACATCGACACTCACAACTGCCTTTAGCAATGGAGGAACGAAAGGAGTC ATCACTACGAGTCTGAATGGCAGCTGTACGAGTGACTTTGGTGGCACGTCGGCTGCAGCGCCCCTTGTAGCTGGCATCATTGCTCTTTCACTGCAAGTCAA CCCTCGATTAAACTGGCGAGATGTACAGCATGTCATTGTCCGAGCATCGAGGGTCATCGATCAATCGGATTCTCTGTGGGTAACGAATGGTGCAGGTTTCCATGTGAACCCAAAATATGGATTCGGAATTCTGGATGCACAGAAAGCAGTCGAGCTGGCAAAACAATGGACATCGGTTCCAGACCAACATATTTGTTATGCTCGGTCTTACACACACCCAAG AAATGTAACCGAGAATGGTCTCGTGTTAACAATGACAACTGATGGttgttgccatggcaacaaTGATGTTATATACCTCGAGCATGTTGTTTCACGTATCGACCTTCAGAGTACATATCGGGGCGACCTCTCTATTCACCTCGTCTCCCCAAAAGGAACACATTCCCAGTTGCTACATCCTCGGCCGGCAGATACAGAAGGAGGCAGGTTTTCCAACTGGCCGTTCATGTCCACCCACTACTGGGGAGAAAACCCGATGGGCACGTGGAAGCTCGAAGTCAAAAAACATGAGTCACAAACAGACGCAAAGCTAAACGATTGGGTACTACTCCTGTATGGAACCAAATACCCACCAGTGATGCAGTCAAACCAATCGAAAAATGATGATAACCAATCAAACAAGTCAACGATTTCAATGGCTGGAGCAGACAAGGACACGTACGTTCGTCTGCAGGCAATTCATCCACGAAACAGGAAACGTTTACCCACATTGGATAATCAGACTCCAACCGAAGCAGCAGTGGTTCAACCGACGGTCCATCACCCAGCAGCAATAGCCCTGCTCGCAATCGCTACAACTGTTGTTACTCTACTAATCGTTTGTCTCACGGTCGTTTTGTGTAAACGCCGAGAAGCGGAGTCAACGATGGACCCAAACAAGAAGGAAGATCGCTTTCAGTTTGAGTCATCGCAACTCCAATTTGAGGAGGAAACTTTAATGTCTGATTAA
- the LOC134191757 gene encoding proprotein convertase subtilisin/kexin type 4-like isoform X2, translating into MFLQIVFSFSGILAAVPLYTNDWAVEVSHPGVNPNMVAARHGHDNLGRVGSMDNIYHFRHPSVLKQSTGNAHYHTARLQADSEVRWAEQQRVKTRVKRKFRTPTDPLWGDEWYLNSGMDHNVLPVWKQGVTGKGVVLSVVDDGIQYSHPDLFKNYDPIASSTNSMLDVQSYTSEYVIACVFSNLLCIAKIEIMRFSHGTACAGEISAGRNSRCGVGVAYEARVGGIQVLEQHDVSHLASINEAAALSFRSQYIDIYTSSWGPADDGKTVDGPTWATRKGIENGILKGRYGLGSIYVWAAGNGGYVDDDCNCDNYAGSIHTISVSAATNLGKHAWYSEKCTSTLTTAFSNGGTKGVITTSLNGSCTSDFGGTSAAAPLVAGIIALSLQVNPRLNWRDVQHVIVRASRVIDQSDSLWVTNGAGFHVNPKYGFGILDAQKAVELAKQWTSVPDQHICYARSYTHPRNVTENGLVLTMTTDGCCHGNNDVIYLEHVVSRIDLQSTYRGDLSIHLVSPKGTHSQLLHPRPADTEGGRFSNWPFMSTHYWGENPMGTWKLEVKKHESQTDAKLNDWVLLLYGTKYPPVMQSNQSKNDDNQSNKSTISMAGADKDTYVRLQAIHPRNRKRLPTLDNQTPTEAAVVQPTVHHPAAIALLAIATTVVTLLIVCLTVVLCKRREAESTMDPNKKEDRFQFESSQLQFEEETLMSD; encoded by the exons ATGTTCCTACAAATAGTTTTCTCGTTCTCCGGTATTTTAGCAGCGGTACCGCTGTACACCAACGACTGGGCAGTGGAAGTTTCTCATCCGGGGGTGAACCCCAACATGGTCGCCGCAAGACACGGGCACGACAACCTGGGAAGA GTTGGGTCGATGGATAATATATACCATTTCCGCCATCCCAGCGTACTGAAACAGTCAACCGGGAATGCTCACTATCACACAGCAAGATTGCAAGCGGATAGTGAG GTACGATGGGCAGAGCAGCAGAGAGTGAAGACACGCGTAAAACGAAAGTTCAGAACACCGACAGACCCGCTCTGGGGAGACGAGTGGTACTTG AACTCTGGAATGGACCACAACGTTCTTCCTGTCTGGAAGCAAGGAGTGACCGGCAAGGGAGTCGTCCTGTCAGTTGTGGATGACG GCATTCAGTACAGTCATCCTGACCTTTTCAAAAACTAC GACCCGATTGCCAGTAGTACAAACAGCATGCTAGACGTTCAGTCTTACACCAGCGAGTACGTCATTGCTTGTGTCTTCTCCAATCTCCTATGTATAGCAAAAATCGAAATTATGCGTTTCAGTCATGGTACTGCGTGTGCGGGCGAAATAAGCGCCGGAAGGAACAGCAGATGCGGCGTGGGCGTGGCGTACGAGGCACGTGTAGGGG GTATTCAAGTGCTGGAACAGCACGATGTAAGCCACCTTGCTAGTATAAACGAGGCTGCGGCACTCAGCTTTCGATCGCAATACATTGACATCTACACTAGCAGCTGGGGTCCAGCCGACGACGGCAAGACCGTCGATGGACCAACATGGGCAACAAGAAAGGGGATAGAAAATGGCATTCTAAAG GGACGATATGGACTTGGATCCATATATGTATGGGCTGCTGGCAATGGTGGTTATGTCGACGATGACTGCAATTGTGACAACTATGCTGGTAGTATCCACACCATCTCAGTCAGTGCGGCTACCAATCTCGGCAAGCATGCATGGTACTCAGAGAAATGTACATCGACACTCACAACTGCCTTTAGCAATGGAGGAACGAAAGGAGTC ATCACTACGAGTCTGAATGGCAGCTGTACGAGTGACTTTGGTGGCACGTCGGCTGCAGCGCCCCTTGTAGCTGGCATCATTGCTCTTTCACTGCAAGTCAA CCCTCGATTAAACTGGCGAGATGTACAGCATGTCATTGTCCGAGCATCGAGGGTCATCGATCAATCGGATTCTCTGTGGGTAACGAATGGTGCAGGTTTCCATGTGAACCCAAAATATGGATTCGGAATTCTGGATGCACAGAAAGCAGTCGAGCTGGCAAAACAATGGACATCGGTTCCAGACCAACATATTTGTTATGCTCGGTCTTACACACACCCAAG AAATGTAACCGAGAATGGTCTCGTGTTAACAATGACAACTGATGGttgttgccatggcaacaaTGATGTTATATACCTCGAGCATGTTGTTTCACGTATCGACCTTCAGAGTACATATCGGGGCGACCTCTCTATTCACCTCGTCTCCCCAAAAGGAACACATTCCCAGTTGCTACATCCTCGGCCGGCAGATACAGAAGGAGGCAGGTTTTCCAACTGGCCGTTCATGTCCACCCACTACTGGGGAGAAAACCCGATGGGCACGTGGAAGCTCGAAGTCAAAAAACATGAGTCACAAACAGACGCAAAGCTAAACGATTGGGTACTACTCCTGTATGGAACCAAATACCCACCAGTGATGCAGTCAAACCAATCGAAAAATGATGATAACCAATCAAACAAGTCAACGATTTCAATGGCTGGAGCAGACAAGGACACGTACGTTCGTCTGCAGGCAATTCATCCACGAAACAGGAAACGTTTACCCACATTGGATAATCAGACTCCAACCGAAGCAGCAGTGGTTCAACCGACGGTCCATCACCCAGCAGCAATAGCCCTGCTCGCAATCGCTACAACTGTTGTTACTCTACTAATCGTTTGTCTCACGGTCGTTTTGTGTAAACGCCGAGAAGCGGAGTCAACGATGGACCCAAACAAGAAGGAAGATCGCTTTCAGTTTGAGTCATCGCAACTCCAATTTGAGGAGGAAACTTTAATGTCTGATTAA